Proteins from a single region of Sneathiella aquimaris:
- a CDS encoding GGDEF domain-containing protein — translation MTRKKTEYRVTQRLIDRLNQYSFLGTDKPAEQGKILQSIDKKHLWEDICAASALLEEHQLQIADLQQEIEKLNWEIAEHRDQRDRMEEAAFQSIDTAEEIHTAREELKAVNLKLKTQEEALRHLSITDPLTGIFNRRYVMDALSEIKQASPLPLSLFMIDIDHFKSVNDTYGHEAGDLALKRFTTLGAATLPEDAIMGRFGGEEFIVILKNTDTPSALILAEEIRQKTEALVISETDIPFSFTISVGIATEVEELSSVRDMISQADQAMYEAKNTGRNRIVVFNADNSG, via the coding sequence ATGACACGAAAAAAGACAGAGTATCGGGTGACACAACGTTTGATTGATCGGTTAAATCAATATTCCTTCCTGGGCACTGATAAACCCGCGGAACAAGGAAAAATTCTGCAAAGCATAGACAAAAAACACCTTTGGGAAGATATCTGCGCCGCGTCAGCGCTGCTTGAGGAGCATCAGTTACAAATCGCGGACCTTCAGCAAGAAATTGAAAAACTGAACTGGGAGATCGCGGAACATCGGGATCAACGGGACCGAATGGAGGAAGCTGCTTTTCAGAGCATTGATACCGCAGAAGAAATTCATACCGCGCGTGAAGAACTCAAAGCAGTCAATTTAAAACTAAAAACTCAGGAAGAAGCCTTACGTCATCTTTCCATTACCGACCCGCTCACCGGAATTTTCAATCGTCGATATGTCATGGATGCCCTGTCTGAGATTAAACAGGCCTCCCCTCTGCCACTCTCACTCTTCATGATCGACATTGATCATTTCAAGTCTGTCAATGATACCTATGGCCACGAAGCCGGGGATCTGGCACTTAAGCGTTTTACCACCCTTGGGGCCGCAACGTTACCTGAAGACGCCATAATGGGCCGGTTTGGCGGAGAAGAATTTATTGTAATTCTCAAAAATACAGACACGCCCTCTGCTCTCATACTGGCTGAAGAAATCCGCCAGAAAACAGAAGCTCTGGTCATTTCTGAAACAGATATTCCTTTTTCTTTCACCATCAGTGTTGGTATCGCAACGGAAGTGGAAGAACTCTCTTCCGTAAGGGACATGATCTCACAAGCCGATCAGGCAATGTATGAAGCAAAGAACACCGGTCGCAATCGCATTGTTGTTTTCAACGCAGACAATTCAGGCTGA